The following proteins are co-located in the Billgrantia tianxiuensis genome:
- the phrB gene encoding deoxyribodipyrimidine photo-lyase, whose product MWFRSDLRVHDNTALAAAARQGPVVAVFLRSLPQWRQHGHGINKLDFWHRGVVALGDTLAGLGIPLLHRDIDTFAQSPAVLLQVAREVGAGALHFNYEYPLDEQRRDTAVVDAFQKVGLPATGHHDSVAFAPGELLTGKGDYYSVFTPFARAWHRQLTAARLALRDRPSPQPHIGIESERIRPLPPCAETPVDARLWPAGEEAAADRLERFLRFRARRYASQRDLPAIAGTSELSPYLALGMLSPRQCLQAVLAENHGSLAEGDAGIVSWVNELVWREFYQHVAAGFPRVCRYRAFQPHTEALAWRDDERGFNAWCEGRTGFPIVDAAMRQLIHTGWMHNRLRMIAAMFLSKHLLIDWRRGEAFFLRHLVDGEFCANNGGWQWAASTGTDAAPYFRIFNPTTQSHRFDADGHFIAEYVPELAELSPRDRHAPGEALRAKAGYPSPIVDHKAARQRALDAFKALPAAH is encoded by the coding sequence ATGTGGTTTCGCAGCGACCTGCGTGTGCATGACAACACGGCACTGGCCGCGGCGGCCCGCCAGGGCCCGGTAGTGGCCGTATTCCTGCGCAGCCTTCCCCAGTGGCGACAGCACGGCCACGGTATCAACAAGCTCGATTTCTGGCATCGAGGCGTCGTCGCACTGGGCGACACCCTCGCAGGCCTTGGTATTCCCCTGCTGCATCGCGACATCGACACCTTCGCGCAGTCACCTGCCGTACTGCTGCAGGTCGCCCGGGAAGTCGGCGCCGGCGCCCTGCACTTCAATTACGAATACCCTCTCGACGAGCAGCGCCGCGACACGGCCGTCGTCGATGCTTTTCAGAAAGTAGGGCTACCGGCAACCGGCCATCACGATAGCGTGGCCTTCGCCCCAGGCGAGCTGCTGACGGGAAAAGGCGATTACTACAGCGTCTTCACCCCCTTTGCCCGTGCCTGGCATCGCCAATTGACGGCAGCGCGCCTGGCGCTGCGCGACAGACCGTCCCCACAGCCCCATATCGGGATCGAAAGCGAGCGCATCCGCCCCCTGCCCCCCTGTGCGGAAACCCCGGTCGATGCCAGGCTCTGGCCCGCCGGCGAGGAGGCCGCGGCGGATCGCCTGGAACGTTTCCTGCGCTTTCGTGCCCGCCGCTATGCAAGCCAACGAGACCTCCCGGCCATCGCCGGTACCAGCGAACTCTCTCCCTACCTGGCGTTGGGCATGCTGTCCCCACGCCAATGCCTGCAAGCCGTGCTGGCCGAGAACCACGGTAGCCTGGCAGAGGGCGATGCCGGTATCGTCAGCTGGGTCAATGAGCTGGTATGGCGGGAGTTCTATCAGCACGTAGCGGCGGGCTTTCCCCGAGTGTGTCGTTATCGCGCTTTCCAGCCGCATACCGAAGCGCTCGCCTGGCGCGACGACGAGAGGGGTTTCAACGCTTGGTGCGAGGGTCGTACTGGCTTTCCCATCGTCGATGCCGCCATGCGCCAGCTGATACACACCGGCTGGATGCACAACCGGTTACGAATGATCGCGGCGATGTTCCTGAGCAAGCACTTGTTGATCGACTGGCGGCGCGGGGAAGCGTTCTTCCTCCGCCACTTGGTGGACGGCGAATTCTGTGCCAACAACGGCGGCTGGCAGTGGGCCGCCTCCACCGGCACCGACGCCGCACCTTACTTCCGTATTTTCAATCCCACCACTCAGTCGCATCGCTTCGATGCAGACGGACACTTCATCGCCGAGTACGTGCCCGAGCTAGCCGAGCTATCGCCCCGGGATCGCCACGCACCTGGCGAGGCTCTGCGGGCCAAAGCCGGCTATCCGTCACCTATCGTCGACCACAAGGCTGCCCGCCAGCGAGCTCTCGACGCCTTCAAGGCATTACCGGCAGCTCACTAG
- the fabA gene encoding 3-hydroxyacyl-[acyl-carrier-protein] dehydratase FabA: MTKQHSFEREELLACSRGELFGPGNAQLPAPNMLMLDRIRHIHEQGGQFNKGELIAELDIKPDLWFFDCHFPGDPVMPGCLGLDAMWQLVGFYLGWLGHPGRGRALGCGEVKFTGQILPEADKVTYHIHVKRIITRRLILGIADGTVSVDGREIYQAHDLRVGLFTSTANF, from the coding sequence GTGACCAAGCAACACTCCTTCGAACGCGAAGAACTGCTGGCATGCAGCCGCGGCGAGCTCTTCGGCCCCGGCAACGCCCAGTTGCCGGCTCCCAACATGCTGATGCTCGATCGCATCAGGCACATTCATGAGCAGGGAGGCCAGTTCAACAAGGGCGAACTGATCGCCGAACTGGATATCAAACCCGACCTGTGGTTCTTCGACTGTCACTTCCCCGGCGATCCGGTCATGCCCGGCTGCCTGGGACTCGACGCCATGTGGCAATTGGTGGGCTTCTATCTAGGCTGGCTCGGCCACCCTGGCCGTGGGCGTGCGCTGGGCTGTGGCGAGGTGAAGTTCACCGGCCAGATCCTGCCCGAGGCCGACAAGGTCACCTATCACATTCACGTCAAGCGCATCATTACCCGGCGCCTGATCCTCGGCATCGCCGATGGCACCGTATCGGTGGATGGCCGCGAAATCTATCAGGCTCACGACCTGCGGGTCGGCCTGTTCACCTCTACCGCGAATTTCTGA
- a CDS encoding lysophospholipid acyltransferase family protein yields MNVLRSVLFYFGYFFAILVCGVLFLPVAPFLALPARYRLLNLYNHFITAWFRWTCGVTYRVSGKEHLPQGPCVILANHQCEWETLYLQILKPPVCTVLKQELLRLPIFGWGLRLLHPIGLDRSKPARAMKQVLTQGVARLQEGLTVLIFPEGTRVDPGQRRRYNKSGAVIACRAGVPVLPVAHNAGERWPGRYWVKNPGILNVVVGAPIETEGRTPEEVLVEVEAWIEARLAEISEVPRPEAAKSAVTVASSHGNS; encoded by the coding sequence ATGAACGTATTGCGCAGCGTGCTGTTTTATTTCGGCTACTTCTTCGCCATTCTCGTTTGCGGCGTGCTGTTTCTGCCTGTCGCGCCATTCCTGGCCCTGCCGGCACGTTACCGCCTGCTCAATCTCTACAATCATTTCATTACCGCCTGGTTTCGCTGGACCTGCGGGGTGACCTACCGGGTCAGCGGCAAGGAGCATTTGCCGCAGGGGCCTTGCGTGATCCTGGCCAACCATCAGTGCGAATGGGAAACCCTGTACCTGCAGATTCTCAAGCCGCCGGTATGTACGGTACTCAAGCAGGAACTGCTGCGTCTTCCGATATTCGGCTGGGGACTCAGGTTGCTGCACCCCATCGGGCTGGATCGCTCGAAGCCGGCACGGGCCATGAAGCAGGTACTGACTCAGGGGGTGGCACGCCTGCAGGAGGGGTTGACGGTGTTGATCTTCCCCGAGGGTACCCGGGTCGACCCGGGGCAACGGCGGCGTTACAACAAGAGCGGTGCCGTCATCGCCTGTCGCGCCGGAGTGCCGGTACTGCCGGTGGCGCATAATGCCGGTGAGCGCTGGCCTGGCCGCTACTGGGTGAAGAATCCGGGGATACTCAACGTGGTGGTCGGCGCGCCCATCGAGACCGAGGGGCGCACGCCGGAGGAGGTGCTGGTCGAGGTCGAAGCCTGGATCGAGGCGCGCTTGGCCGAAATTTCCGAAGTCCCACGTCCGGAGGCGGCCAAGTCCGCGGTGACGGTAGCTTCCAGCCATGGCAACAGCTGA
- a CDS encoding MerR family transcriptional regulator, translating into MTEKATHPADTPLYPIREVSRITGVNSVTLRAWERRYGLIRPQRTPKGHRLYAREDIERVERILQWLGRGVPVSQVKELIDQPQAAPVAEPISGDWSSQRRLLTAAIEALDQGQMETLFTQSLALYPVATCLAELWQPVVRELEEHWADQLGAALQRRYLESFLRTRIGIRLYHANQQARGPALLIAPLPDDPGALWLLLAALAASDAGYRVSLLDGALPLGELPLAVERLQAAALVLVSGRAERADLIRRQLPRLAEQLDAPLGLCGPVARIRSGDLADSLVELLGDDLPLAMTRMRSLIFEH; encoded by the coding sequence ATGACCGAAAAGGCGACCCATCCGGCCGACACACCGCTCTATCCCATTCGCGAGGTGTCCCGCATCACCGGTGTCAACTCGGTCACCCTGCGCGCCTGGGAGCGCCGCTACGGCCTTATCCGCCCTCAGCGTACGCCCAAGGGGCATCGCCTCTATGCCCGCGAGGACATCGAGCGAGTCGAGCGGATCCTGCAATGGCTCGGACGCGGGGTACCGGTCAGTCAGGTCAAGGAACTCATCGACCAACCGCAAGCCGCGCCAGTGGCCGAACCCATCTCCGGCGACTGGTCAAGCCAACGGCGCCTGCTGACGGCTGCCATCGAAGCGCTCGACCAAGGCCAGATGGAAACGCTCTTCACCCAGAGCCTGGCACTTTATCCTGTGGCCACCTGCTTGGCGGAACTGTGGCAGCCGGTAGTACGTGAACTCGAGGAACACTGGGCCGACCAGCTCGGTGCCGCTCTGCAGCGTCGCTACTTGGAATCGTTCCTGCGCACCCGCATCGGCATTCGGCTCTACCATGCCAACCAGCAGGCCAGAGGGCCCGCGCTGTTGATCGCACCTCTGCCCGACGACCCCGGGGCCCTGTGGCTATTGCTGGCGGCACTGGCCGCAAGCGACGCCGGCTATCGCGTCTCCCTACTGGACGGCGCCCTGCCGCTCGGCGAGCTGCCGTTGGCGGTCGAGCGCCTGCAGGCCGCCGCCCTGGTGCTCGTCAGCGGCCGCGCCGAGCGTGCCGATCTGATCCGGCGTCAGCTTCCGCGCCTGGCCGAGCAGCTCGATGCCCCCCTCGGCCTGTGCGGACCGGTTGCACGGATTCGCAGCGGCGACCTGGCCGACAGCCTGGTGGAGCTGCTCGGCGACGACCTGCCCCTGGCCATGACGCGCATGCGGTCGTTGATCTTCGAACATTGA
- a CDS encoding sirohydrochlorin chelatase, with product MSYSLILLAHGSSDPAWRAPFERLHETLATRMQVSLRLAYMELSEPSLESTVAELASAGVQRAEILPLFFAAGRHLRKDVPAQVEALAATHTGIELTLLPPVGEHPAFIDALAAVIAEQAGEPLPT from the coding sequence ATGTCCTATAGCCTGATCCTGCTCGCCCACGGCTCCAGCGACCCTGCATGGCGAGCCCCTTTCGAGCGCCTTCATGAAACCCTGGCAACACGCATGCAGGTCTCGCTGAGACTCGCCTACATGGAGCTTAGCGAACCCTCGCTGGAAAGCACCGTGGCCGAACTCGCTTCGGCAGGCGTGCAACGCGCCGAGATCCTGCCGCTGTTCTTTGCCGCCGGGCGCCACCTGCGCAAGGACGTGCCCGCTCAGGTCGAGGCTCTCGCGGCGACCCATACCGGCATCGAACTAACGCTATTGCCTCCCGTCGGTGAGCACCCCGCCTTCATTGATGCCCTGGCCGCGGTGATCGCCGAACAGGCGGGGGAGCCGCTGCCAACTTGA
- a CDS encoding putative bifunctional diguanylate cyclase/phosphodiesterase, with the protein MRPSFALNRPLIWAAMVALPACIWLPGPGLRTVAVALVALGLGSAWRQIKRDRQHADLMQQVLMLSEEGVQITDAENRILAVNPAFTRITGYTEEEVRGLNAANLAAARHDSAFFKRFWQTLHSKGRWEGEIWNRRKQGDEFPEWLRVKAIHDTRGHISHYVGTFTDISVHKAREQDLRRIGFEDPLTGLPNRRRLHDLMTSRLRHLRAGESLDMAIVDIDGFKSVNDSLGVEQGDRLLARFGQRLARYVAGGVVGRLGGDEFLVIRTTTFDDHDKWIAGLRQHLGEPFELGSKTLRLGLSIGSCRAPEDGKESGVLFQRLESALYSAKRHGRNVTQRFRPALDVQNSPHMALVYGLRDALANGEQLELHYQTQHRIMDGAVVGMEALLRWRHPEHGMVSPADFIPLAERHGLMGPLGNWVIDEALAQMARWHEMGLPQLPLWINISAIQMFQGELETSLSAGLARHGIEPSQLGLELTESVLLDERAGDIVPRLEALRAKGHRIAIDDFGMGYSSLSYLKNLPLDKLKLDRAFIRSLPDDPADAAIVSAVLAMARGLGLDVVAEGVETHGQLDFLQQAGCRLVQGYLYSRPGPADVIEAQWQALRSDTSGLMLRAEPTA; encoded by the coding sequence ATGCGGCCATCCTTCGCATTGAATCGCCCCTTGATCTGGGCTGCCATGGTGGCGCTACCGGCCTGTATTTGGCTGCCTGGCCCTGGCCTGAGAACGGTTGCTGTCGCCCTGGTCGCATTGGGACTGGGCTCAGCCTGGCGCCAGATCAAGCGCGACCGCCAGCACGCCGATCTGATGCAGCAAGTGCTGATGCTCTCCGAGGAAGGGGTGCAGATCACTGACGCCGAGAACCGCATCCTCGCCGTCAACCCAGCCTTCACTCGTATCACCGGCTATACCGAGGAGGAGGTGCGTGGCCTCAACGCGGCCAACCTGGCTGCCGCACGACACGATTCGGCTTTCTTCAAACGCTTCTGGCAAACCCTGCACAGCAAGGGACGCTGGGAAGGCGAGATCTGGAATCGGCGCAAGCAGGGCGACGAATTTCCGGAATGGCTGCGGGTCAAGGCGATCCACGATACACGTGGCCATATCAGCCACTACGTTGGGACCTTCACCGATATCTCGGTGCACAAGGCGCGCGAGCAGGACCTGCGTCGCATCGGCTTCGAGGATCCACTCACCGGGCTACCCAACCGCCGCCGTCTACACGATCTGATGACCTCACGTCTGCGCCACTTGCGCGCTGGCGAAAGTCTCGACATGGCGATCGTCGATATCGACGGCTTCAAGTCGGTCAACGACAGTCTCGGGGTAGAGCAAGGCGACCGGCTACTGGCGCGCTTCGGCCAGCGCCTGGCTCGTTACGTTGCCGGCGGCGTGGTGGGCCGGTTGGGTGGCGATGAGTTCCTGGTCATTCGCACCACGACCTTCGACGATCATGACAAGTGGATCGCTGGGTTGCGCCAGCACCTGGGCGAACCCTTCGAGCTGGGCAGCAAGACCTTGCGTCTGGGACTCTCCATCGGCAGCTGCCGCGCGCCCGAAGATGGCAAGGAGTCCGGAGTGTTGTTCCAGCGCCTGGAGTCGGCGCTCTACTCCGCCAAGCGCCATGGACGCAACGTCACCCAGCGCTTCCGTCCTGCGCTGGACGTACAGAACTCGCCACACATGGCACTGGTCTACGGCCTGCGCGATGCCCTGGCCAACGGCGAGCAGCTGGAGCTGCACTACCAGACCCAGCATCGCATCATGGATGGAGCCGTGGTGGGCATGGAGGCGCTGCTGCGCTGGCGGCATCCGGAGCATGGCATGGTGTCGCCCGCCGACTTCATCCCGCTGGCCGAGCGGCATGGCCTGATGGGGCCGTTGGGCAATTGGGTGATTGATGAGGCCTTGGCGCAGATGGCGCGCTGGCATGAGATGGGCCTTCCCCAGCTTCCGCTCTGGATCAACATCTCGGCGATCCAGATGTTCCAGGGCGAACTCGAAACCTCTCTCTCGGCCGGACTGGCCCGGCATGGTATCGAGCCCTCTCAACTGGGTCTGGAACTGACGGAATCGGTGCTGCTCGACGAGCGGGCGGGCGATATCGTGCCACGCCTGGAAGCGCTGCGTGCCAAGGGGCACCGTATCGCCATCGATGACTTCGGCATGGGCTACTCGTCGCTCAGCTATCTGAAGAACCTGCCGCTGGACAAGCTCAAGCTCGACCGCGCCTTCATCCGCTCGCTGCCTGACGATCCCGCTGATGCCGCCATTGTCAGCGCCGTGCTGGCGATGGCACGGGGCCTGGGTCTCGACGTCGTTGCCGAGGGAGTGGAAACCCACGGCCAGCTCGACTTCCTGCAGCAGGCTGGCTGTCGGTTGGTGCAGGGCTATCTCTATTCGCGACCGGGGCCGGCCGACGTGATCGAGGCTCAGTGGCAGGCGCTGAGGTCGGATACGTCGGGACTGATGCTGCGAGCCGAGCCAACGGCCTAA
- a CDS encoding MFS transporter: MRKLSGLLLASERRAITGLAGLYATRMLGLFMVLPVLALYADELAGATPLLVGLALGVYGLTQAILQIPFGLLSDRLGRKPVIAGGLLLFLLGSVVAANADTIGGVILGRCLQGSGAVAAAIMALLADQTREQVRTAAMATIGLSIGVAFAVAMVLGPWLAATFGLSSVFWFTALLAALGLAVLWKLVPPAPRRLRHRDVGIDRGQLAAIFTRADLWRLDLSIFSLHLVLMAIFVAVPFRLVEAGIEAERHGLTYLAIMALAFIAMVPLVVVAEKRQRMKGMSLAAIGAITASLAGLAGFGSGWVLFAGLLLFFIAFNLLEAMLPSMLSKLAPAGAKGTAMGVYSTSQFLGAFLGGVLGGFLAQQWGLSAVFVGSAVLAALWWLLMLGMPAPPHLSSEVVALDDEHQGDALDTLMASFAEVAGVEDVLVVPEERVAYLKVDRRRLDEDALARLIRSNRHGG, translated from the coding sequence ATGCGCAAGCTCTCTGGATTGCTGCTAGCCTCCGAACGGCGCGCCATTACCGGCCTGGCCGGCCTGTATGCCACGCGCATGCTGGGGCTGTTCATGGTGTTGCCGGTGCTGGCGCTGTATGCCGACGAACTGGCCGGCGCCACACCGCTGCTGGTGGGGCTGGCGCTGGGTGTCTACGGCCTTACCCAGGCGATCCTGCAGATCCCCTTTGGTCTGCTCTCCGACCGCCTGGGACGCAAGCCGGTAATTGCCGGTGGACTGCTGTTGTTCTTGCTGGGCAGCGTGGTGGCGGCCAATGCCGATACCATCGGCGGGGTGATCCTGGGGCGCTGCCTGCAGGGCAGCGGGGCGGTGGCGGCGGCGATCATGGCGCTGCTGGCCGATCAGACCCGCGAGCAGGTGCGCACCGCGGCCATGGCCACCATCGGTCTCTCCATCGGCGTGGCGTTTGCCGTGGCCATGGTGCTGGGCCCCTGGCTGGCCGCGACGTTCGGCCTCTCGTCGGTGTTCTGGTTTACTGCCCTGCTGGCCGCGCTGGGCCTGGCAGTGCTGTGGAAGCTGGTGCCACCGGCACCGCGGCGACTGCGTCATCGCGACGTAGGCATCGACCGCGGCCAATTGGCCGCGATCTTCACGCGTGCCGACCTGTGGCGGCTCGACCTGTCGATCTTCTCCCTGCACCTGGTGCTGATGGCAATCTTCGTCGCCGTGCCGTTCCGCTTGGTTGAAGCGGGTATCGAGGCAGAGCGCCATGGGTTGACCTATCTCGCCATCATGGCATTGGCATTCATCGCCATGGTGCCGCTGGTGGTGGTGGCCGAGAAGCGCCAGCGCATGAAGGGCATGAGCCTGGCGGCGATTGGCGCGATTACTGCCAGTCTGGCCGGGTTGGCCGGCTTCGGCAGCGGCTGGGTGCTGTTCGCTGGGCTGCTGCTGTTCTTCATTGCCTTCAATCTGCTCGAGGCCATGCTGCCGTCGATGCTCAGCAAGCTGGCACCGGCCGGGGCCAAAGGCACGGCGATGGGCGTCTATTCGACCAGCCAGTTCCTCGGCGCCTTCCTGGGTGGCGTGCTGGGGGGCTTCCTGGCTCAGCAGTGGGGGCTGTCGGCGGTCTTCGTCGGCAGTGCCGTGTTGGCCGCGCTCTGGTGGTTGTTGATGCTGGGCATGCCAGCTCCGCCGCATTTGTCGAGCGAGGTCGTGGCCCTGGACGACGAGCACCAGGGGGATGCGCTCGATACGCTGATGGCGAGCTTTGCCGAAGTGGCCGGGGTCGAGGACGTTCTGGTCGTGCCGGAGGAGCGAGTCGCGTATCTTAAGGTGGATCGGCGCCGCCTCGACGAGGATGCCCTGGCGCGCCTGATCCGCTCGAACCGCCACGGCGGTTAG
- a CDS encoding sugar nucleotide-binding protein, with amino-acid sequence MKLLILDAGHCLNLALARLVHRRSDTELVIEPGLNIDAARLRELAPMAVIVPPLSAPMEIEPAAVVAHGEGVDACLEACRETDTPLVWCVSDQLYQDGFETPIDEHVIPAPRDESLRRLIAIGDRIRQSHPRHLIVRLGPLFALEGGHAWLSGVIDSLVTGEEVRAAQDVIFCPTSADAVAMALVGMLHQLNCGSNAWGAYHLAGTEPVSAYTFTSMVRTQLSTRLEGLGEQVALGEVKALKHHHDQPLRRVLNCRRVLEAFGVHQKPWRLEVGRLLDEWCQARRPAMSDEGGRSPA; translated from the coding sequence GTGAAGCTGTTGATACTGGATGCCGGCCATTGCCTCAATCTGGCGCTGGCCAGGCTGGTGCATCGGCGTAGCGATACCGAGCTCGTCATCGAGCCCGGCTTGAACATTGATGCGGCCAGACTGCGCGAGCTGGCACCGATGGCGGTGATCGTGCCGCCATTGTCGGCGCCCATGGAGATCGAGCCCGCCGCCGTGGTGGCCCACGGCGAGGGGGTCGACGCCTGTCTGGAAGCCTGTCGTGAGACCGATACGCCACTGGTCTGGTGCGTTTCCGACCAGCTCTATCAGGATGGCTTCGAAACGCCCATCGACGAGCATGTGATTCCGGCACCGCGGGACGAGAGTCTGAGGCGGCTGATCGCCATTGGCGATCGCATTCGCCAAAGTCATCCGCGCCATCTGATCGTGCGCCTGGGACCGCTGTTCGCCCTGGAGGGCGGGCATGCCTGGCTCAGCGGCGTGATCGATAGCCTGGTCACCGGCGAGGAGGTGCGTGCGGCCCAGGACGTGATCTTCTGCCCGACGTCGGCGGATGCCGTGGCCATGGCGCTGGTCGGTATGCTGCACCAGCTCAACTGCGGCTCCAACGCTTGGGGCGCTTATCACCTGGCGGGAACGGAGCCGGTCAGCGCCTATACCTTCACGTCCATGGTGCGTACTCAGCTCTCGACGCGCCTGGAGGGGCTGGGGGAGCAGGTGGCGCTGGGAGAAGTGAAGGCGCTCAAGCATCATCACGACCAACCGCTGCGTCGCGTGCTCAACTGCCGGCGTGTGTTGGAGGCCTTCGGGGTGCATCAGAAGCCCTGGCGACTGGAAGTGGGACGTCTGCTCGACGAATGGTGCCAGGCGCGCCGACCCGCCATGAGCGATGAAGGAGGCCGCTCTCCTGCATGA
- the fabB gene encoding beta-ketoacyl-ACP synthase I produces MRRVVVTGLGIVSCLGNDPKTVVDALRNGRSGIRFKEEYAERGFRSQVAGVVDIDLDALIDRKLRRFMGDAAAYAYVSMAQAIEDSGLSPEQVSSERTGLIAGSGGASSANQVEAADAMREKGLRRVGPYRVTRTMGSTVSACLATPFKIKGVNYSISSACATSAHCIGNAMEQIQMGKQDVVFAGGGEEEHWTLSCLFDAMGALTTQYNDTPAKASRPYDKARDGFVIAGGGGMLVLEELEHAKARGAKIYAELVGYGATSDGHDMVAPSGEGAVRCMRQAMASIDGKIDYINTHGTSTPVGDVAELKAIREVFGDSTPPMSSTKSLTGHSLGATGVQETIYSLLMMEHGFIAASANVEELDDQAAGFDIVTQRRDDVALDRVLSNSFGFGGTNACLVLQRYRD; encoded by the coding sequence ATGCGACGAGTGGTAGTCACCGGTCTGGGCATCGTATCTTGCCTGGGCAACGACCCTAAGACGGTCGTCGATGCGCTCAGGAATGGGCGCTCGGGCATTCGCTTCAAGGAGGAGTACGCTGAGCGAGGCTTTCGCAGCCAGGTCGCCGGGGTCGTCGACATCGACCTCGACGCGCTGATTGACCGTAAGCTGCGTCGCTTCATGGGTGATGCTGCGGCCTACGCCTACGTGAGCATGGCCCAGGCCATCGAGGACTCGGGCCTCAGCCCCGAGCAGGTTTCCAGCGAGCGCACCGGCCTGATCGCCGGCTCCGGCGGCGCCTCCAGCGCCAACCAGGTCGAGGCGGCCGACGCGATGCGCGAGAAAGGCCTGCGCCGGGTCGGTCCCTACCGGGTTACCCGCACCATGGGCAGCACCGTCTCGGCCTGTCTGGCCACGCCGTTCAAGATCAAGGGGGTCAACTACTCGATCTCCTCGGCCTGTGCCACCTCGGCCCACTGCATCGGCAACGCCATGGAACAGATCCAAATGGGCAAGCAGGACGTCGTCTTCGCCGGCGGTGGCGAAGAGGAGCATTGGACCCTGTCGTGCCTGTTCGACGCCATGGGCGCCTTGACGACCCAGTACAACGACACCCCCGCCAAGGCCTCGCGTCCCTATGACAAGGCCCGGGACGGCTTCGTCATCGCCGGTGGCGGCGGCATGCTGGTGCTCGAGGAACTCGAGCACGCCAAGGCTCGCGGGGCCAAGATCTATGCCGAACTGGTCGGCTACGGCGCCACCTCCGATGGTCACGACATGGTCGCGCCCTCCGGAGAGGGGGCAGTGCGCTGCATGCGCCAGGCCATGGCCAGCATCGATGGCAAGATCGATTACATCAACACTCATGGCACCTCGACCCCGGTGGGCGACGTCGCCGAACTCAAGGCCATCCGCGAGGTCTTCGGTGACTCCACCCCACCGATGAGTTCGACCAAGTCGCTGACCGGCCACTCGCTGGGTGCCACCGGCGTGCAGGAGACCATCTATTCGTTGCTGATGATGGAGCACGGCTTCATCGCCGCCTCGGCCAACGTCGAAGAACTCGACGATCAGGCGGCGGGCTTCGACATCGTCACCCAGCGACGCGACGATGTCGCGCTGGACCGTGTGCTTTCCAACAGCTTCGGTTTCGGTGGTACCAACGCCTGCCTGGTGCTGCAACGCTATCGCGACTAG
- a CDS encoding single-stranded DNA-binding protein, producing the protein MARGVNKVILIGNLGQDPEVRFMPSGSPVANLRVATTDTWTDKQSGQRQERTEWHSVVLFNRLAEIAQQYLKKGSRVYLEGRLQTRKWQGQDGQDRYTTEIVCNDMQMLDSRSGDFGGQAGAGMPQQQGGGYGAPQGAPAPQQGGYGAPPQGGGYANAPQQGGYGGGQPQQRPAPGGQPQQGGQKQSNYGAPDPGSFDDFDDEIPF; encoded by the coding sequence ATGGCCCGTGGCGTCAACAAGGTCATTCTCATCGGTAACCTGGGGCAGGACCCCGAGGTCCGCTTCATGCCTTCCGGTAGCCCCGTCGCCAACCTGCGCGTTGCTACCACCGACACCTGGACCGACAAGCAGAGCGGTCAGCGTCAGGAGCGTACCGAATGGCACTCGGTGGTGCTGTTCAACCGCCTGGCCGAGATCGCCCAGCAGTATCTGAAGAAGGGGTCTCGGGTGTATCTCGAGGGGCGTCTACAGACGCGCAAATGGCAGGGGCAGGACGGTCAGGATCGCTATACCACCGAGATCGTCTGCAACGACATGCAGATGCTCGATTCGCGCAGCGGCGACTTTGGCGGCCAGGCCGGAGCGGGCATGCCGCAGCAGCAAGGTGGAGGCTATGGTGCGCCTCAAGGCGCTCCCGCGCCGCAGCAGGGCGGTTATGGCGCTCCGCCGCAAGGTGGTGGCTATGCCAACGCGCCTCAACAGGGCGGCTATGGCGGTGGCCAGCCACAGCAGCGTCCGGCGCCGGGCGGCCAACCCCAGCAGGGCGGGCAGAAGCAGAGCAACTATGGCGCACCCGATCCGGGCAGCTTCGACGATTTCGACGACGAGATTCCGTTCTGA